CTGTATAAAACAGGGGATGGAGGCAATACGTGGAGTAAAGTTTCAGTTCCTACACCACAAAGCTTTGAAAAGTATTGTATTATTTCGGCTTCAGTGCCTATATTTAAAGATGATAAAAATGGAACATTAAATATCGATTTTTATAGAACAAATGATGGCAAATCTGAAAATCATACTGTGACTTATGTGACAAATGACGGAGGAAATTCTTGGTCAACAAATGTATACGCGTATGATGAAAATAAACATATATTTGTAAAATTAAACACAAAAAGTGAGATTAAAAAATTTGATTTAACAAATTATGTAATAATGAAAGATTACAAAATTACAAGTGTTGCTGATGTAAAATCTGTATCTCTGTCTTATGACAACAAATTCATATACGTTAATTTTAATTTACCTGAAGATACTGATAGCATAATAATTCAGGTTAATGATGGAAAGTTTATTAAATTTGGTGATAGATATGGAGGCGCGACTAATGGAAGTTGGTCTCCTAACCATGATGAATTAGCTTTTACATCCGGTACTATAGGTAAAGGTGGAGTATATTTGTACGATGCTGAAAATAATGTTTATAAAAATTTTCATGTTCCTTATTTTAATATTGCGAAAATTTTTTGGAATAGCGATGGTGATCGCATTGCTTTTATAGGCGAAAAGAATAGCAATTTTGAACTATGTATTATTGATTTAAAAAATGGTAAATATTCAGTTGTCAATAAATTAAATTCCGAAGATATAAAATCATTTAGCGAGAGATCTATTATATGGAAGTAAAGGCAGGTTGCCCTGCCTTTTGCAATTATAGACTATTATTTACGTATAAAATACCTAATCCTTCTATAGATATACTTTTTATTTTTGCAATTAATGCTTGTTGATTATTATTTGATAGTCTTATACATCCATATGTTGGCCTCAAAGGATACCATATATCATTTGCATTTGTATCTGGATCTCCACCATGAATAAGAAAACCACTTCTACCATTATTAGCAGCTAACAGAGCATTACCACCAACTGGATCTAACTCTATTATAGGATTAGGTCCATAAGAGCTTAATGGGGAAAGTATTGATCCAATTGATGTATAGTATGTTCCTGTAGGTGTATCTGCATCAATTAGCATCCAATTTGCATGATCATAATTATTGTTTGCATCACTTGTGCCTCTACCTAAACATTCTACAGGACCAAAAACTATAAACCCATTAGAATCTCTCAAAGTCAAATTGCCTTTATAGTCTCTGTTTGTATAAAAATTAGCATATATTGTATAATCTCTTGGAATTGACATAAATATCTCCTTCCTTTTTTATTTTTTCAGAAGGAATTCATCGGCCGATTTACCCTTCTATATTATGAAAGAGTGCTTTATATTGAATTTAACAACCAATTTTCAATATTTTTTTCTAGAAATTTTCTCATTTTTTCTAAAGCTTTCTTTTTCGTCTTGCTTACCGCTTGCTGTGATATATTCAATTTGGCTGCTATATCTATTTCTTTTTTTCCATATATGATTGTCTCCAGTATTATCATTTTTTGTAGTGGTGTAAGCTTATTCAAAACCTCTTGTACAAAGATTTTATTCTCTATATTTTCATATTCAAAATTATCAACTATAATTTCTTTATCATCAAGAATAAGAAATTCATTTTCTTTTATTTTTACATTCTTTTTTGAGAGTCTTATATATTCATTTTTCATGCCTTCAGCTATATAAGCTATAATTTTATTATCATCAAAATTTATCATTCTTCTCACCTTTTTTATACTTTTTAACAGTTTTTACAAGCCATAAAATTATGTCTTCTTCTGCACCGTCATAGCCCAATTTTCTTTTATATTTATTTATCAATGGCTTAAATCTCTGAATTAGCTCCCACAGTGCATCTTTATCCCCTGTATTTATATCGTTAATAAACTCTTTTAGACTTTTTCTCATTTTCACTATTAATAGTATGATAAGTACCTATAGCCGATGATGCAGCCAATATAGAATTTAATAAATACAGGGGAATATCCTTAAAAGAAAATTTACCAGTTACAGCCGATGTAAATGTAATGATGGAGAATGAGATAATAAGGACAAGCAGCTGTGTTGGAATTTTCTTTATTAATTTTAACTTTTTTATGAGTTGGGCTATGAGGATTGTTGCTGCAACATTACCTGCCAACGTGCTAAGAGATGTATAATTGAAAAACTCTTGCAACTTCAACACCTCCATCAAAGGAAAAGTTTTAAAATTATCTATTTTCCTTTTATCTATTAAAGAGTACCTATCTATAAAAAATACAACCCATTAATTGTAGTTTTTAGGAAAAACAATCATATAAATAAGAAAGTAAAAACAGGGCATAACAATTTATTTGCCCTGTTCCCCATCGAAATCTATTATTTTGTGCATATTATAGCATAATTTTAAATTAATGTAATTTATTTTAATAATTTTTAATAATTTGTAATATTTGCGTAATAAATAATGAAACGATTAGTTGTATAATATTGTTAAAAGTTTTAAGTGGGAGGAAGATTACATGAAAAGATTTTTTATCGCTTTGTTGGTTTTAACAATATTCTTAAGTGGGTGTGGAAGTAAAACAAGTAATGTTATAAAGAATAATAATGCTAAGCAAACATATGATTTTCAGTATATTAAAATGACGACACAATACAACGGTTGGGCTTTAGGGGGAAATAAAATTTATATTACTAGCGATAAAGGTAAGACATGGATTGATGTATCACCTGCCAATAAAAATAACATTTTTTCATGGTACTTTTTAAACGAAAATTATTCTTGGGTGCTATATTCAGATGGAACTTTATATGAGACTAGAAATAAAGGTAAAAGTTGGGTTGGTTCGAAAGTTCCTTTTACAATGGGTAAATTATTTTTTCTTCAAAATAAAGATGGATTAAGAGGTTGGATGTTAAAAGAATATGGACCGGCATCTGGAGACAATCCTGTTGATGTGTATAAATTAATAAATAGCAAATGGGTTCTAATAAGCAAAAGGGAAATTTCAAATAATTCGTTAAAAGATGATAATTCAATTTCATTTGAAGGAGAAAAGGCATCTTTCATTTTTTTACCTGATGCTAAGACTGGCATTATCACAGTAGAATATCGTATACCGGGAAAATATGGATTGTACTTAAGCAGTGATAGTGGCTATACATGGAATAAAAAAAACATACCATTACTTTCAAAATTCAAAGATGATAGCATTTTATTTTATTCTCCTAAATTTTTTGATTATGAAAAAGAAACTATCGTAATTTTACCAGTTTGTATTTACGATATTAATCATAACGACTACCGAATAATTTTTATGGACAGTAGTGATAATGGTTCAACATGGAAAGAAGTATCGTCATTTTCAACGAAAGAAAAACCGATTGAGATAAATTTAGTAGATAAAAATAATTGGAATGTTTTAATAAACAATGTATTGTTTATCACAAATGACAACGGTAAAACGTGGAATAAAGTTAACATCCCTAAGAATACAGTACAAATACAATTTGTAGATTCTAAAAATGGGTGGGCTTTAGTTAAATCACAATTGGGTACAAATTTATATTACAGTAAAAATGGTGGACTTTCATGGGAAAATCTTTTTTAAAAGAAGAAGAGAAGGCGATAAATTTATTATAAAGCCTTCTCTTTTTCGTTATATTCTATTATAATTTCCATCCTCCAGCTGCATCATTTGATATGTCTAGATCTACATTTATTGAACAAAGTGTTTGATTTGAAGCTGTCTGCCTTAAATGATATCCGGACCATGGATTTGTATTTCTGCCACCACTCCAACCTGGCGCATATGCTTGGAAAAAGTAAGTTGCAATTCCTTGATCTTTGCACCATGTTAGTACATCATAACTTCCATAAACACCAATTTTATAATGTACAACTTGTTCGCCAGCCTTTTGGCGTTCGTAAATATACTGAAGGTATCCATCATTAATTCCTTTAAAATAATCCAAAATACTTTGCTTTTGGGTCGTAGTAGCATCAAAATCAACTGCAAAGTATATAGGAGTATCAGCACTTTGCTCTAAATCAGCGGCATAATTGAATGCATTATCTCCATCTAATTTTCCCTGATTATACGTAAAATAACTAGGACTATTGGCAGGACCATCCTCCCATATAGATACGATATATAACCCTGCCGAAGAGATTTTTTGTACTTCATTTGCTGTTAAAGCTTTCCATGTATTTGTAACTGCAAAGTAACGTCCTATAAAGGTCTTACCTTGATTTTTTAAACATGTTAAAACGTTTGATACATTTGTTGCTGTATGAATTCCATTACCCATTTTTTTTTACCTCACTTTCGTTAGTTTTTTAAGAAGGATTTTATCGGCCGATTTACCCTTCTATATTATAAAAGAGTGTTTTATTTTTAAAATACAACCTTTGCTAAAAAATTCTAATTCAATTTGGCTAGAAATTTAATTGTTTTTTAATCATTTTTAATATTTATGTAATAATTAACAAATTGATTAGATGTATAATATTGTTAAAAGGTTACGGGGAGGATGATCGATCACATGAAAAGATTTTTAGTCGGTTTATTGGTTTTGACATTATTCTTGAGTGGATGCGGAAGCAAAACGAGTGAAGATAGCAGTAGTAAATTGCAAACAATTCAAACTTCAAATACTGCAAAAAATAATAGTGATAGTATAGGCGCGCCACACATTAATCAATATGTTCCACAGTTAATTACATATAATGGGAATCATATATCTGCTTGGGTGAATCAATTCTTATTTGTTGAAAATGGTGACTTAAAAGAAAGCTATAATAATGATAAAAGTTATATAAAACTTAGTTATGTAAAAGATAATACCATAAAAACTATTGATTTAACTTCATACGCATTAAAGTACGATTTGTTTAATGGTATTGACTATATAACTGCTTCTGCATCAGGTAAATATATTGTTTTAGAGTTTTCATCAGACGTTCCAATTAGTATTATTGTTGATACTTATACAAGTAAAAGCAGTATACTGTGGTATGATGAGTCAAAAAAAGAAAGCATGATGAGAATTTCATTTAACCCCAATAATGATGAAGAGTTTGCTTTTTTGCCGTCAGCAGAAATAAATGGGCTTAATGGCAGTCATTCTTTAAAACATTATGAAATAAAAACTCATAAGATAAATACAGTAGGTGAAATTTCAGAGAAAGATATATCAATGCAAAATTCAATGATACAATGGGGAAAAAACACAATCAGTGTCATTTCACTGGATAAAAGCAAAGTATTTAATTTCACATATTAATCGCATTATATAGAACAAAGTTTGTATATGCAATTTATTTGAGCGAAGAATTTTCAAAATCATTAAAGAGGGGTCTTGTATGA
The nucleotide sequence above comes from Thermoanaerobacterium sp. CMT5567-10. Encoded proteins:
- a CDS encoding L,D-transpeptidase family protein; amino-acid sequence: MSIPRDYTIYANFYTNRDYKGNLTLRDSNGFIVFGPVECLGRGTSDANNNYDHANWMLIDADTPTGTYYTSIGSILSPLSSYGPNPIIELDPVGGNALLAANNGRSGFLIHGGDPDTNANDIWYPLRPTYGCIRLSNNNQQALIAKIKSISIEGLGILYVNNSL
- a CDS encoding sigma-70 family RNA polymerase sigma factor codes for the protein MINFDDNKIIAYIAEGMKNEYIRLSKKNVKIKENEFLILDDKEIIVDNFEYENIENKIFVQEVLNKLTPLQKMIILETIIYGKKEIDIAAKLNISQQAVSKTKKKALEKMRKFLEKNIENWLLNSI
- a CDS encoding DUF1906 domain-containing protein, yielding MGNGIHTATNVSNVLTCLKNQGKTFIGRYFAVTNTWKALTANEVQKISSAGLYIVSIWEDGPANSPSYFTYNQGKLDGDNAFNYAADLEQSADTPIYFAVDFDATTTQKQSILDYFKGINDGYLQYIYERQKAGEQVVHYKIGVYGSYDVLTWCKDQGIATYFFQAYAPGWSGGRNTNPWSGYHLRQTASNQTLCSINVDLDISNDAAGGWKL
- a CDS encoding VPS10 domain-containing protein, whose translation is MKRFFIALLVLTIFLSGCGSKTSNVIKNNNAKQTYDFQYIKMTTQYNGWALGGNKIYITSDKGKTWIDVSPANKNNIFSWYFLNENYSWVLYSDGTLYETRNKGKSWVGSKVPFTMGKLFFLQNKDGLRGWMLKEYGPASGDNPVDVYKLINSKWVLISKREISNNSLKDDNSISFEGEKASFIFLPDAKTGIITVEYRIPGKYGLYLSSDSGYTWNKKNIPLLSKFKDDSILFYSPKFFDYEKETIVILPVCIYDINHNDYRIIFMDSSDNGSTWKEVSSFSTKEKPIEINLVDKNNWNVLINNVLFITNDNGKTWNKVNIPKNTVQIQFVDSKNGWALVKSQLGTNLYYSKNGGLSWENLF